The sequence gtgccaaccactaagccaccgtgccgccatGGTAATGCTGTTTTTTGTTAAATCCAGGAATTAAAGCTCAAAGTCTGTGCTACATGCATATCTTGAgtgtttcattttaactccattgtggtgcCATTAAAAAGTGCATTTCAATCTCAATCTTTACCACTCGGCAATGGGGAATAATAAAATATATTGTCTCACTGCAGTTTGTGATGGCCTTACGAAgactacattaatctactggttcatgaCTGGGGctcgaaaatggggtgcttttcgcgATGGGGCACGAATTCAATTTGTGataggggcacaaaatgtggggtgatgggggtTTTGGTCAGAGTTAGGGGAGGGGAGACACTTacattatggttatggttagagttaggagaaggggcagattataaaaaacaaaatttaaaaacgtgccacgaaaatggggtgcttttcgtgacggggcatgaaaaaaagcgtgagactgggatGTACAGGCAACAATACCACCTTTACTTTTATGCTACAATACTTACTTGAGCCAATGCTCCTGAGTGTACTAGAGTCAGGTCTGGCATCCACTCACATCCTGGCACCAACAATGCATACAGAGTAATGATGTAATACGGTCCAGAGTACAGCATACCCACCAGCATCTGTCAAACATACAGAAACTCTCTGTCATATATTTGAGCAATTATAGTGTTTGAATGCAAGTTGTGTGTCTCAAATGTCACCAGCCTCTCTGTTACCTGTATTTTAGGATAGGCGGAAGGGTCTTTTAGGAAAGGTTCATATTGCTGTGTGTAATCGAGACACCATTTGCTGGAACAGTCCAGGACAATCTAAGGCACAAACTGTTTTAAGAAGGGAGGCCCTCTACATGAACTGAATAAATTAATCTCCTTCTATGAATAGAAACAGACCCTTTTGTTGTTTCTTACCAGACCCCTGAAGATGCAGAATGCCAGTGCAGGTAAAAGATAAATAACAAACAACAGGTCCAAGGGTCTTTGGAACAAACTTCTCCTCTGAGCCTCCTGGATGCTCTGACGGTGTAATAGGAATGACATTATATTGATATGTTCACAATGTACACACACATTTCAGAAGATGATGTGCACTGTATGCATATTGGATTTAGTCAACCTAGTAAGAACTGAAGGGTCAATACATCTCAAATCACTCAATTTTGAAGGAACATCACTTCATCAACATATACGTGGATCTAGTCATTTAGTGAACGCCAGGGAGAAGAAGTGGGTTTTTAGGGAGGATTTAAAATAATCTAGGGTCAGGGATGATCTAATATGGAAGGGGAGACTGTTCCAAAGCCTGGGGACAGCTTCCACAAAGGCCCTGTTACCTCTAGTCTTTAGTCTGGTTTTTGGCACCTCCAACAACACTTGGTCAGAAGACCTGAACGCTCTGGTTGGGGTGTCGTGATGCAGAAGCTTGGAGAGGTACACAGGTGCCAGGTCAttaagggctttaaaaacaattaaaagaagtttaaaaccAATGCAATATCGGACCGGGAGCCAGTGGAGAGAGGCCAAGACTGGCAGGATGTGGTCGCACTTTTTCTTGCCAGAgagaagatgagcagcagcattttgaatgagcTGAAGGCGGCTGAGAAAGGACTGCTCCAAGACAATGTACAGGGAGTTAAAATAATCCAACCTGCTTGTAATGAAGGCATGGGCAACCTTCTCCAGGTCGATCCTAGAAAAATAGCACTTGGCCTTGGCTAAAAGACGAAGTTGGAAAAAAACTAGGGAGATATTCAATTGGACATCTGAGGATATTCCAGATGGAAAGGGCATAGAGAGCCTTGTTTGGTAAAATTCAAATAATTAACTAAAATTTGCAGGGCTTGTGACGTCAACACTATTTGAGATACAGACCTGATATTTTGGATTTATACATGTCTGTAGGCTAGGAGCACCTGTAATTTTTTTCAGAAGAATCTGAGAGTGTGACCTGGGACCTGCCGGGTGACTTGAGATGTACTGACACTGAGGCTGCTTACTTTCAGTTTAACTTCCCGGGTTGACGGCTGACTGAAAATGCGGAAACAGGCCCAGATAGACACTGTGACATACAGCATGTGGAGGAGGAACAGTAGACTGACCTGCGTCCCATATTTCCCTTGTAAAAAAGCAGAATATTATTTTATCTCAGTGAGGGAAAGCTACATGCTAAACTTCTACAAATTTCAGCATTTTAAATGTGTAATGTTGTGGCATGCTCATTGTGATGGAACTGCAGGTATGCGAAAAGGCTACTCAATAGACTAGCAATCTAAATACATCCCATTATTTTTAGTGTACGTACCCACAGCATTCCCAAGAATGTAGACTATGGCACGCATGAGAACTGATCCTACCCAGTACAGTCCAATGGCTCTATAACTGTCCCTGTCCAAAACACATGACAATGCTCTTCTCAAAGTCAGAATACCATGACACCTCCAAAggctcagagagacagacagacagatggaaacagaaacaaacaaataaatacatacacgCGTACAgcgcatttggaaagtattcacagcgcttcactttttccacattttatgtgacaaccttattccaaaatggatgaaatgcattttttccctcaaacgtctacactcaataccccgtaatgacaatgtgaaaaagggttATTTGAGATTTCttttcaaatttataaaaaaaaatatatatatctctAAGGAATCACGTGTACATGaaattcaaaattgagctcaggtgcatcagtTCATTGGACTGGATTTCATTGGActggatttggaaagacacacacctgtctacatataaggtcccacagttgacagtgcatgtcagagcacaaaccaagcatgaagtcaaaggaattgtctgtagacctcagagacaggattgtcttgaggcacaaacctggggaagggtacagaagcacttctgctgctttgaaggtcccaatgagcacagtggcctccatcatccataaatggaagacattcggaTCCGCCAGGACTCTTCGTAGAACtggtcgcccgtctaaactgagcaatcaggagagaagtgccttagtcagggaggtgaccaagaacctgatggtcactctatcagagctccagcattcctctgtggatagaggaggaccttccagaagaacaatcatctctgcagcaacccaccaatcaggcctgtatggtagagtggccagacagaagccactccttagttaaagttacatggcagcccacctggagtttgtaacaaggcacctgaaggactctcagaccatgaaaaacaaaattctctggtctgatgagacaaagattgaactgtttggtgtgaatgccaggcgtcatgtttggaggaaaccaggcaccgcaCATCACCTaaccaataccatccctacagtgaagcacggtggtggcagc comes from Thalassophryne amazonica chromosome 2, fThaAma1.1, whole genome shotgun sequence and encodes:
- the LOC117531697 gene encoding transmembrane 6 superfamily member 1-like isoform X2 → MIAYWDGCVHYLMYLLMIAAITWGDSYRAIGLYWVGSVLMRAIVYILGNAVGKYGTQVSLLFLLHMLYVTVSIWACFRIFSQPSTREVKLKSIQEAQRRSLFQRPLDLLFVIYLLPALAFCIFRGLIVLDCSSKWCLDYTQQYEPFLKDPSAYPKIQMLVGMLYSGPYYIITLYALLVPGCEWMPDLTLVHSGALAQAQFAHVSASLHTRTPFSYRVPAASQSVFLLLNVLYAVVPQALCYHCCSSPAFFLRPILDKNSE